The Candidatus Margulisiibacteriota bacterium genome contains the following window.
CTTTCAATATAAAATTCATTTCCACTAATAATTGAATATCTCAACGAATCGCAATTCGCACACATCCAAGGAAGATCATCCACAACATACTCAGTTTCACATTTTTTGCATCGAAGCCTGACAGGATTGGTAATTATCATCATCTCAGCATTATCGGCAATCGTACCTTCTTTCATAATATCAAAGCAAAAAGTCAACGAGTCACTGACAATCCCTGTAAGTCTTCCGATTCGGATATTAATCTTGATA
Protein-coding sequences here:
- the hypA gene encoding hydrogenase maturation nickel metallochaperone HypA — encoded protein: MLINESTVMHEMSIAQNIMDLCLEEGKKAKAEKIIKINIRIGRLTGIVSDSLTFCFDIMKEGTIADNAEMMIITNPVRLRCKKCETEYVVDDLPWMCANCDSLRYSIISGNEFYIESIELE